One window of the Cryptomeria japonica chromosome 7, Sugi_1.0, whole genome shotgun sequence genome contains the following:
- the LOC131030462 gene encoding polyamine oxidase 7: protein MGLANIAFRHILAIWLLCLSFSINGDAATCTTIIVGAGMSGIMAAKRLSEKGVTDFIILEATNRIGGRMQKKTVGGYTVEMGANWVEGVGSAENVNPIWPLAQKYNLRNFKSDWSNLSYNIYDQEGSLLPQSVVAGPFEKATESSDFSANLSETFTANGEDDISILASQRVFGHIPTTPLEMAIDFFFYDFEIAEPPRVTSLMNVEPIATFEDFGDDSYFIADSRGYEHVVHQLAKRFLKSKNGDIIDKRLKLNKVVSKIEYSGSGVNVSTEDGSVYTAKNTIVSVSVGVLQTKLIEFKPDLPIWKLLAIYKWDMVIYCKIFMKFPYKFWPTGGPGTEFFMYTHEKRGYYNFWQHLENEYPGGNLLMVTVQDEEARRIEQQPEEETKAEIMEVLRKMFGNGIPEMTDILIPKWGHDRFYKGTYSNWPIGVSVQEFHELKAPVGPVFFTGEHTSQKYNGFVHGAYLAGIDTANMVLGCIKNGKCANNSTLTNKKPEFTNTDTRGYSEIKTEKRFGSRARRKAQISGKSSVCGEKC from the exons ATGGGTTTGGCTAATATAGCGTTTCGCCACATTTTGGCAATATGGTTGCTTTGCTTATCATTTTCCATTAATGGCGATGCCGCCACTTGTACTACCATTATTGTGGGCGCTGGCATGTCCG GAATAATGGCGGCGAAGAGATTGTCTGAGAAAGGAGTGACAGATTTTATAATATTGGAGGCGACGAACAGAATTGGgggaagaatgcagaagaagacaGTGGGAGGGTACACTGTTGAGATGGGTGCCAACTGGGTGGAAGGCGTAGGGTCGGCAGAGAACGTGAATCCCATTTGGCCTCTTGCTCAGAAATACAATCTCCGGAACTTCAAGTCTGATTGGAGTAATCTCAGCTACAATATCTATGATCAGGA GGGAAGCTTATTGCCGCAATCGGTGGTGGCGGGGCCGTTTGAGAAAGCGACTGAGTCGTCGGATTTCAGTGCAAATCTATCGGAAACATTTACGGCAAATGGAGAGGACGACATCTCAATCTTAGCGTCTCAGCGCGTTTTCGGGCA TATTCCAACTACTCCTTTGGAGATGGCCATCGACTTCTTCTTCTACGACTTCGAAATTGCAG AACCTCCGCGCGTAACGAGCTTAATGAATGTGGAGCCCATTGCAACGTTCGAAGACTTTGGCGATGACAGTTACTTTATAGCAGACAGTCGAGGATACGAACATGTTGTGCATCAATTGGCTAAGCGATTTCTCAAGTCTAAAAATGGAGACATAATCGACAAGCGCCTCAAACTCAACAAG GTGGTGAGTAAAATCGAGTATAGTGGCAGTGGCGTGAATGTCTCCACAGAGGATGGGTCAGTTTACACTGCAAAGAACACCATTGTATCTGTTAGCGTGGGAGTGCTGCAGACAAAGCTTATTGAGTTTAAACCCGATCTGCCC ATATGGAAACTACTGGCAATATACAAATGGGATATGGTGATCTACTGCAAGATCTTCATGAAGTTCCCTTACAAATTCTGGCCAACTGGAGGACCAGGAACCGAGTTCTTCATGTACACCCATGAGAAAAGAGGGTACTACAATTTCTGGCAG CACCTGGAAAACGAGTATCCTGGAGGAAACCTTCTTATGGTAACTGTACAAGACGAGGAAGCCCGAAGGATAGAACAGCAGCCTGAGGAGGAGACTAAAGCTGAGATCATGGAGGTTTTAAGAAAGATGTTTGGCAATGGCATTCCAGAGATGACTGATATCTTGATTCCCAAATGGGGACACGACCGTTTTTACAAGGGAACGTATTCAAACTGGCCAATTGGTGTCTCTGTGCAAGAGTTTCACGAGTTAAAG GCACCAGTTGGTCCTGTATTCTTCACTGGCGAACATACCAGTCAAAAGTATAATGGATTTGTGCATGGTGCCTATCTAGCAG GCATTGACACCGCTAACATGGTGTTGGGTTGCATTAAAAATGGCAAATGCGCTAACAATTCGACTCTCACAAACAAGAAGCCTGAATTCACAAATACAGACACTCGCGGTTATTCAGAGATCAAAACG GAGAAAAGGTTTGGAAGTCGAGCAAGAAGAAAGGCCCAAATTTCAGGAAAGTCTTCTGTGTGCGGGGAAAAATGTTGA